A part of Anabas testudineus chromosome 7, fAnaTes1.2, whole genome shotgun sequence genomic DNA contains:
- the LOC113167294 gene encoding membrane-associated guanylate kinase, WW and PDZ domain-containing protein 1-like isoform X3, producing MSKVLQKRNHWITSVSECAVIRDASGELSVELRGGAENGEFPYIGQVKEDAVVYQDGKLCEGDLLLEVEGLPVSGLPLYDILSLTKCYNGPVRLKTVRQGHKLNKDLKHYLSLRFQKSSPDHELQKIIRANLYRHAVPCTTRPPRTGEVQGVDYNFLSVEDFLELEESGTLLEIGTYEGNYYGTPKPPRQPITGTVNLSDAGSQQSTPKRTKSYNDMQNARVVPADDDDDDQTTEMNNSFTGNPNDQDESRGGILRPYPARDNAPSCGLNNAATSTAESGQQTLAEPQVSPEDPLGPLPENWEMAYTENGELYFIDMAKAQHQDMAVYFQSFHNTKTTSWLDPRCRDKASRPLEECDDDEEGIHTEELESDLELPPGWERIDDPVYGVYYVDHINRKTQYENPVVEARRRKILEQQQQQPQPPEEWIEEHSSAAAPLANYAPNHLETYRDPQVPPALSPGPAGVKRGKPFFTRNPAELKGTFINTKLKKSRRGFGFTVVGGDEPDEFLQIKSLVLDGPAAVDGKMETGDVIVSVNDTIVLGYTHAQVVKIFQSIPIGSMVDLALCRGYPLPFDPDDPNTSLVTSVAILDKEPIIVNGQETFDSPSNQAAPINGMREPRPHSPSAEVGSNSSHGYSSDVVTLASSIATQPELITIHMEKGDKGFGFTIADSLTGGGQRVKQIVDYPRCRGLKEGDILMEVNKRNVQNMSHNQVVDLLSKCPRGSEVTMLVQRGVVPAKRSPKLVHQLERKDSQSSSQHSVCSHRSTHTDSPSHPPSAMPSEAVAPTPAAPTQPLPGLPPQDPADGTYTLQKKPDPFKIWAQSRSMYESRLPDCQEQDIFLWRKDTGFGFRILGGNEPGEPIYIGHIVKYGAADEDGRLRSGDELICVDGTAVVGKSHQLVVQLMQQAAKQGHVNLTVRRKTPGYGVPKGEGDVPPSPASSHHSSTQAPSLTEGKRTPQGSQNSLNTVSSGSGSTSGIGSGGGGGSGSAVVPASLQPYDVEIQRGENEGFGFVIVSSVSRPDAGTTFAGNACVAMPHKIGRIIEGSPADRCGKLKVGDRILAVNGCSITNKSHSDIVNLIKEAGNTVSLRIIPGDESSNASLLTNAEKIATITTTHTPQQSSESRNNPKSKGVPPPPPTQSQTQDAEFYSVDLERDSKGFGFSLRGGREYNMDLYVLRLAEDGAAVRNGKMRVGDEILEINGESTKNMKHSRAIELIKNGGRRARLVLKRGDGSVPEYDGSSDGHPSTPGAQNTSEVRTLPPNSRYHTSLESSYSPDLHKPSRQEGAARGRDRDRSWNWDRAGSDQMDCQGQQFNPHHHHTWNNNHSLNTPRQQSPDNSNSSSSGNKKSRGRKVKKSESESGISKLLKTLRKDSSGKKAAAAEKMRGRELSSSSSTLDGRFRPQRRGSLDRSPTRKRASSPDRRRAKSMDRRAERAHRDRTPEREYDDGGFLSVTPERKLYERRLLKDSQMAGRVREATTPERSNNNGDSLSLSRGRTYDRTKKNGNLLRDSSPERREERHQMNGTPERRYQVERDSSPDSNYSRDELNYAAAPRLKDYYSMMKNNAAHNSAAYNNAGHKNNAVGHSPNQLPEPKRRLYKESPKDLSI from the exons GTACAACCCGCCCTCCTCGAACCGGAGAGGTCCAAGGGGTGGATTATAACTTCCTGTCTGTGGAGGACTTTCTAGAACTTGAGGAGAGTGGCACACTACTGGAAATAGGAACATACGAAg GTAACTATTATGGGACCCCCAAGCCGCCAAGGCAGCCCATCACTGGGACAGTGAATCTCAGTGATGCAGGCTCCCAGCAATCCACCCCGAAGCGCACCAAGTCCTACAATGACATGCAAAACGCCCGAGTAGTGCCTGCTGACGATGACGATGACGACCAGACCACGGAAATGAACAACAGTTTTACAG GTAACCCCAACGACCAGGACGAGAGCCGCGGCGGCATCCTCCGGCCGTACCCCGCACGTGACAATGCTCCATCCTGTGGTCTGAACAATGCAGCCACATCCACTGCCGAAAGCGGGCAGCAGACCCTCGCAGAACCACAGGTCTCTCCAGAAGACCCACTGGGGCCGCTGCCGGAAAACTGGGAGATGGCCTACACAGAGAACGGAGAACTTTACTTCATAGA CATGGCAAAGGCACAACACCAGGACATGGCTGTGTATTTTCAGAGCTT ccacaacacAAAGACCACATCATGGCTGGATCCCCGGTGTAGAGACAAAGCCTCCAGGCCACTTGAAGAGTGTGACGATGATG AAGAAGGGATACATACAGAAGAACTGGAGAGTGATCTAg AGCTGCCTCCAGGATGGGAGAGAATAGATGACCCAGTGTATGGGGTCTACTATGTAGA tcaTATAAACAGAAAGACCCAGTATGAGAACCCAGTGGTGGAGGCGCGGCGCCGGAAAatcctggagcagcagcagcagcagccgcagcctCCAGAAG AGTGGATAGAGGAGCACTCCTCAGCAGCGGCTCCGTTGGCAAACTATGCTCCAAACCACCTGGAGACCTACAGGGACCCACAGGTCCCACCAGCTCTGTCTCCTGGACCTGCAGGAGTTAAAC GAGGGAAGCCTTTCTTCACACGAAACCCAGCAGAGTTGAAAGGAACCTTCATCAACACAAAGCTGAAGAAGAGTCGTCGCGGCTTTGGCTTCACTGTGGTCGGAGGCGACGAGCCGGATGAGTTCCTACAGATCAAGAGTCTCGTTCTTGATGGGCCTGCAGCTGTGGACGGCAAGATGGAGACAG GTGATGTGATAGTCAGTGTGAATGACACCATTGTGCTGGGATACACCCACGCTCAGGTGGTGAAAATCTTCCAATCCATACCTATCGGTTCCATGGTGGACCTGGCCTTATGCCGTGGTTACCCACTGCCCTTTGACCCTGATGACCCCAACACCAGTCTGGTGACCTCAGTGGCAATCCTGGACAAGGAGCCGATCATAGTCAATGGACAGGAGACATTTGACTCACCCTCAAACCAGGCTGCACCCATTAACGGCATGAGGGAACCACGGCCACACAGCCCCTCGGCTGAGGTGGGGTCTAACAGCTCGCACGGCTATTCAAGCGATGTGGTCACACTGGCCTCATCCATAGCCACCCAGCCTGAGCTGATCACCATCCACATGGAAAAGGGAGACAAAGGATTTGGTTTTACCATTGCTGACAGCCTGACAGGAGGAGGGCAGAGGGTAAAGCAGATTGTGGACTACCCACGCTGCCGAGGCTTAAAGGAGGGGGACATCCTGATGGAAGTTAACAAGAGAAACGTCCAAAATATGAGCCACAACCAGGTGGTGGACCTGCTAAGCAAATGTCCCAGAGGCAGTGAGGTCACGATGCTGGTGCAAAGAG GAGTGGTGCCAGCCAAGAGGAGTCCAAAGCTGGTG CACCAGTTAGAGAGGAAAGACAGCCAGAGCAGCTCCCAGCACAGTGTGTGCAGCCATCGCAGCACCCACACTGATTCTCCCAGCCACCCACCCTCTGCCATGCCCAGTGAGGCTGTGGCTCCCACTCCTGCTGCCCCCACCCAACCTCTGCCAGGCCTGCCCCCTCAGGACCCTGCAGATGGCACCTACACCCTCCAGAAGAAGCCTGACCCCTTCAAGATCTGGGCACAGTCCAGAAGCATGTATGAGAGCAGAC TGCCAGATTGCCAGGAGCAGGACATTTTTCTTTGGCGGAAGGATACAGGCTTCGGCTTCCGTATCCTGGGTGGAAATGAGCCTGGCGAGCCT ATCTACATAGGGCACATAGTCAAGTATGGGGCCGCAGATGAGGATGGACGCCTGCGGTCGGGCGATGAGCTCATTTGTGTGGATGGCACAGCAGTGGTCGGCAAGTCTCACCAGCTGGTGGTGCAGCTGATGCAGCAAGCCGCCAAACAGGGCCATGTCAACCTCACTGTCAGACGCAAGACCCCCGGATACGGAG TGCCAAAAGGAGAAGGTGATGTTCCTCCATCGCCGGCCTCCTCCCACCACAGCAGCACCCAGGCACCCAGTCTGACGGAGGGCAAGCGGACACCCCAGGGCAGCCAGAACTCGCTCAACACCGTCAGCTCTGGCAGTGGATCTACTAGTGGGATAGGCAGCGGTGGTGGAGGCGGCAGTGGCAGTGCAGTTGTGCCTGCCTCCCTGCAGCCGTACGACGTGGAGATCCAGCGTGGAGAGAATGAGGGCTTTGgttttgtcattgtttcatCTGTTTCCCGGCCTGATGCTGGCACCACCTTCG ctggaaaTGCTTGTGTGGCCATGCCCCACAAAATAGGACGCATCATTGAGGGCAGCCCAGCAGACCGCTGCGGGAAGCTGAAAGTGGGGGACCGAATATTGGCTGTTAACGGCTGTTCCATCACCAACAAGTCACACTCGGACATCGTCAACCTGATCAAGGAAGCCGGGAACACAGTCTCGCTCAGGATCATCCCGGGTGATG AATCTTCCAATGCTTCTCTGCTGACTAATGCTGAGAAGATAGCTACCATCACCACCACGCACACACCTCAACAGTCCTCAGAGTCCCG gAATAACCCAAAGTCCAAAGGAGTGCCTCCTCCTCCGCCCACACAATCCCAAACACAG GATGCTGAGTTCTACTCTGTGGATCTGGAGCGGGACAGTAAAGGTTTTGGTTTCAGCCTGAGAGGTGGACGGGAGTACAACATGGACCTATATGTGTTGAGACTAGCGGAGGATGGAGCTGCTGTCAGAAATGGCAAGATGAGG GTGGGAGACGAGATCCTGGAGATTAATGGTGAGAGCACAAAGAACATGAAGCATTCACGTGCCATTGAACTAATTAAGAACGGTGGTCGGAGGGCGCGGCTGGTCCTGAAACGGGGAGATGGATCTGTACCTGAATATG ACGGCAGCAGTGACGGGCACCCTTCCACACCCGGGGCACAAAACACTTCGGAAGTGAGAACGCTGCCACCCAACAGCCGATATCACACCTCATTGGAGTCCAGTTATTCACCAGACCTTCACAAACCATCACGCCAGGAGGGGGCTGCGCGTGGCCGAGACAGGGACAGGAGCTGGAACTGGGACAGGGCTGGGTCAGATCAGATGGACTGCCAAGGCCAGCAATTTAACCCCCACCATCATCACACCTGGAATAACAATCACAGTCTAAACACCCCCAGACAACAGTCTCCAGACAACAGTAACAGCAGTAGCAGTGGCAACAAGAAGAGCAGAGGCCGCAAAGTCAAGAAGTCTGAGTCGGAGAGCGGCATCTCTAAACTCCTAAAGACTCTGAGGAAAGACAGCTCAGGGAAgaaggctgcagctgctgagaaAATGAGGGGGAGAGAGCTCTCAAGCAGCAGTTCTACTTTAGATGGGAGATTTCGTCCTCAGCGGCGCGGCTCACTTGACCGCTCCCCAACCCGAAAGCGCGCCTCGTCTCCTGATCGCCGACGGGCCAAGTCAATGGACCGCAGAGCAGAGCGAGCACATCGGGATCGTACACCTGAGAGGGAGTACGATGATGGAGGTTTCCTCTCAGTAACTCCTGAGCGCAAGCTTTACGAGCGGAGGCTTCTCAAGGACTCCCAGATGGCTGGGCGAGTCAGGGAGGCCACAACCCCTGAGCGCAGCAACAACAATGGGGATTCCTTGTCTCTTTCCAGGGGCCGTACATATGATAGAACCAAGAAGAATGGCAACCTCCTGAGAGACTCTTCcccagagaggagggaggagagacatCAGATGAACGGGACACCGGAGAGGCGGTACCAAGTGGAGCGGGACTCTTCCCCTGACAGCAACTACAGTCGGGACGAGCTGAACTATGCAGCAGCACCCAGACTGAAGGACTACTACAGCATGATGAAGAACAATGCTGCACACAACAGCGCTGCCTACAATAACGCAGGCCATAAAAATAACGCAGTAGGCCACAGCCCGAACCAGCTCCCTGAGCCCAAGAGAAGGCTGTACAAAGAAAGCCCCAAAGACCTCAGCATctaa
- the LOC113167294 gene encoding membrane-associated guanylate kinase, WW and PDZ domain-containing protein 1-like isoform X8, translated as MQNARVVPADDDDDDQTTEMNNSFTGNPNDQDESRGGILRPYPARDNAPSCGLNNAATSTAESGQQTLAEPQVSPEDPLGPLPENWEMAYTENGELYFIDMAKAQHQDMAVYFQSFHNTKTTSWLDPRCRDKASRPLEECDDDEEGIHTEELESDLELPPGWERIDDPVYGVYYVDHINRKTQYENPVVEARRRKILEQQQQQPQPPEGERYIREWIEEHSSAAAPLANYAPNHLETYRDPQVPPALSPGPAGVKRGKPFFTRNPAELKGTFINTKLKKSRRGFGFTVVGGDEPDEFLQIKSLVLDGPAAVDGKMETGDVIVSVNDTIVLGYTHAQVVKIFQSIPIGSMVDLALCRGYPLPFDPDDPNTSLVTSVAILDKEPIIVNGQETFDSPSNQAAPINGMREPRPHSPSAEVGSNSSHGYSSDVVTLASSIATQPELITIHMEKGDKGFGFTIADSLTGGGQRVKQIVDYPRCRGLKEGDILMEVNKRNVQNMSHNQVVDLLSKCPRGSEVTMLVQRGVVPAKRSPKLVHQLERKDSQSSSQHSVCSHRSTHTDSPSHPPSAMPSEAVAPTPAAPTQPLPGLPPQDPADGTYTLQKKPDPFKIWAQSRSMYESRLPDCQEQDIFLWRKDTGFGFRILGGNEPGEPIYIGHIVKYGAADEDGRLRSGDELICVDGTAVVGKSHQLVVQLMQQAAKQGHVNLTVRRKTPGYGVPKGEGDVPPSPASSHHSSTQAPSLTEGKRTPQGSQNSLNTVSSGSGSTSGIGSGGGGGSGSAVVPASLQPYDVEIQRGENEGFGFVIVSSVSRPDAGTTFAGNACVAMPHKIGRIIEGSPADRCGKLKVGDRILAVNGCSITNKSHSDIVNLIKEAGNTVSLRIIPGDESSNASLLTNAEKIATITTTHTPQQSSESRNNPKSKGVPPPPPTQSQTQDAEFYSVDLERDSKGFGFSLRGGREYNMDLYVLRLAEDGAAVRNGKMRVGDEILEINGESTKNMKHSRAIELIKNGGRRARLVLKRGDGSVPEYDGSSDGHPSTPGAQNTSEVRTLPPNSRYHTSLESSYSPDLHKPSRQEGAARGRDRDRSWNWDRAGSDQMDCQGQQFNPHHHHTWNNNHSLNTPRQQSPDNSNSSSSGNKKSRGRKVKKSESESGISKLLKTLRKDSSGKKAAAAEKMRGRELSSSSSTLDGRFRPQRRGSLDRSPTRKRASSPDRRRAKSMDRRAERAHRDRTPEREYDDGGFLSVTPERKLYERRLLKDSQMAGRVREATTPERSNNNGDSLSLSRGRTYDRTKKNGNLLRDSSPERREERHQMNGTPERRYQVERDSSPDSNYSRDELNYAAAPRLKDYYSMMKNNAAHNSAAYNNAGHKNNAVGHSPNQLPEPKRRLYKESPKDLSI; from the exons ATGCAAAACGCCCGAGTAGTGCCTGCTGACGATGACGATGACGACCAGACCACGGAAATGAACAACAGTTTTACAG GTAACCCCAACGACCAGGACGAGAGCCGCGGCGGCATCCTCCGGCCGTACCCCGCACGTGACAATGCTCCATCCTGTGGTCTGAACAATGCAGCCACATCCACTGCCGAAAGCGGGCAGCAGACCCTCGCAGAACCACAGGTCTCTCCAGAAGACCCACTGGGGCCGCTGCCGGAAAACTGGGAGATGGCCTACACAGAGAACGGAGAACTTTACTTCATAGA CATGGCAAAGGCACAACACCAGGACATGGCTGTGTATTTTCAGAGCTT ccacaacacAAAGACCACATCATGGCTGGATCCCCGGTGTAGAGACAAAGCCTCCAGGCCACTTGAAGAGTGTGACGATGATG AAGAAGGGATACATACAGAAGAACTGGAGAGTGATCTAg AGCTGCCTCCAGGATGGGAGAGAATAGATGACCCAGTGTATGGGGTCTACTATGTAGA tcaTATAAACAGAAAGACCCAGTATGAGAACCCAGTGGTGGAGGCGCGGCGCCGGAAAatcctggagcagcagcagcagcagccgcagcctCCAGAAGGTGAGCGGTATATTCGAG AGTGGATAGAGGAGCACTCCTCAGCAGCGGCTCCGTTGGCAAACTATGCTCCAAACCACCTGGAGACCTACAGGGACCCACAGGTCCCACCAGCTCTGTCTCCTGGACCTGCAGGAGTTAAAC GAGGGAAGCCTTTCTTCACACGAAACCCAGCAGAGTTGAAAGGAACCTTCATCAACACAAAGCTGAAGAAGAGTCGTCGCGGCTTTGGCTTCACTGTGGTCGGAGGCGACGAGCCGGATGAGTTCCTACAGATCAAGAGTCTCGTTCTTGATGGGCCTGCAGCTGTGGACGGCAAGATGGAGACAG GTGATGTGATAGTCAGTGTGAATGACACCATTGTGCTGGGATACACCCACGCTCAGGTGGTGAAAATCTTCCAATCCATACCTATCGGTTCCATGGTGGACCTGGCCTTATGCCGTGGTTACCCACTGCCCTTTGACCCTGATGACCCCAACACCAGTCTGGTGACCTCAGTGGCAATCCTGGACAAGGAGCCGATCATAGTCAATGGACAGGAGACATTTGACTCACCCTCAAACCAGGCTGCACCCATTAACGGCATGAGGGAACCACGGCCACACAGCCCCTCGGCTGAGGTGGGGTCTAACAGCTCGCACGGCTATTCAAGCGATGTGGTCACACTGGCCTCATCCATAGCCACCCAGCCTGAGCTGATCACCATCCACATGGAAAAGGGAGACAAAGGATTTGGTTTTACCATTGCTGACAGCCTGACAGGAGGAGGGCAGAGGGTAAAGCAGATTGTGGACTACCCACGCTGCCGAGGCTTAAAGGAGGGGGACATCCTGATGGAAGTTAACAAGAGAAACGTCCAAAATATGAGCCACAACCAGGTGGTGGACCTGCTAAGCAAATGTCCCAGAGGCAGTGAGGTCACGATGCTGGTGCAAAGAG GAGTGGTGCCAGCCAAGAGGAGTCCAAAGCTGGTG CACCAGTTAGAGAGGAAAGACAGCCAGAGCAGCTCCCAGCACAGTGTGTGCAGCCATCGCAGCACCCACACTGATTCTCCCAGCCACCCACCCTCTGCCATGCCCAGTGAGGCTGTGGCTCCCACTCCTGCTGCCCCCACCCAACCTCTGCCAGGCCTGCCCCCTCAGGACCCTGCAGATGGCACCTACACCCTCCAGAAGAAGCCTGACCCCTTCAAGATCTGGGCACAGTCCAGAAGCATGTATGAGAGCAGAC TGCCAGATTGCCAGGAGCAGGACATTTTTCTTTGGCGGAAGGATACAGGCTTCGGCTTCCGTATCCTGGGTGGAAATGAGCCTGGCGAGCCT ATCTACATAGGGCACATAGTCAAGTATGGGGCCGCAGATGAGGATGGACGCCTGCGGTCGGGCGATGAGCTCATTTGTGTGGATGGCACAGCAGTGGTCGGCAAGTCTCACCAGCTGGTGGTGCAGCTGATGCAGCAAGCCGCCAAACAGGGCCATGTCAACCTCACTGTCAGACGCAAGACCCCCGGATACGGAG TGCCAAAAGGAGAAGGTGATGTTCCTCCATCGCCGGCCTCCTCCCACCACAGCAGCACCCAGGCACCCAGTCTGACGGAGGGCAAGCGGACACCCCAGGGCAGCCAGAACTCGCTCAACACCGTCAGCTCTGGCAGTGGATCTACTAGTGGGATAGGCAGCGGTGGTGGAGGCGGCAGTGGCAGTGCAGTTGTGCCTGCCTCCCTGCAGCCGTACGACGTGGAGATCCAGCGTGGAGAGAATGAGGGCTTTGgttttgtcattgtttcatCTGTTTCCCGGCCTGATGCTGGCACCACCTTCG ctggaaaTGCTTGTGTGGCCATGCCCCACAAAATAGGACGCATCATTGAGGGCAGCCCAGCAGACCGCTGCGGGAAGCTGAAAGTGGGGGACCGAATATTGGCTGTTAACGGCTGTTCCATCACCAACAAGTCACACTCGGACATCGTCAACCTGATCAAGGAAGCCGGGAACACAGTCTCGCTCAGGATCATCCCGGGTGATG AATCTTCCAATGCTTCTCTGCTGACTAATGCTGAGAAGATAGCTACCATCACCACCACGCACACACCTCAACAGTCCTCAGAGTCCCG gAATAACCCAAAGTCCAAAGGAGTGCCTCCTCCTCCGCCCACACAATCCCAAACACAG GATGCTGAGTTCTACTCTGTGGATCTGGAGCGGGACAGTAAAGGTTTTGGTTTCAGCCTGAGAGGTGGACGGGAGTACAACATGGACCTATATGTGTTGAGACTAGCGGAGGATGGAGCTGCTGTCAGAAATGGCAAGATGAGG GTGGGAGACGAGATCCTGGAGATTAATGGTGAGAGCACAAAGAACATGAAGCATTCACGTGCCATTGAACTAATTAAGAACGGTGGTCGGAGGGCGCGGCTGGTCCTGAAACGGGGAGATGGATCTGTACCTGAATATG ACGGCAGCAGTGACGGGCACCCTTCCACACCCGGGGCACAAAACACTTCGGAAGTGAGAACGCTGCCACCCAACAGCCGATATCACACCTCATTGGAGTCCAGTTATTCACCAGACCTTCACAAACCATCACGCCAGGAGGGGGCTGCGCGTGGCCGAGACAGGGACAGGAGCTGGAACTGGGACAGGGCTGGGTCAGATCAGATGGACTGCCAAGGCCAGCAATTTAACCCCCACCATCATCACACCTGGAATAACAATCACAGTCTAAACACCCCCAGACAACAGTCTCCAGACAACAGTAACAGCAGTAGCAGTGGCAACAAGAAGAGCAGAGGCCGCAAAGTCAAGAAGTCTGAGTCGGAGAGCGGCATCTCTAAACTCCTAAAGACTCTGAGGAAAGACAGCTCAGGGAAgaaggctgcagctgctgagaaAATGAGGGGGAGAGAGCTCTCAAGCAGCAGTTCTACTTTAGATGGGAGATTTCGTCCTCAGCGGCGCGGCTCACTTGACCGCTCCCCAACCCGAAAGCGCGCCTCGTCTCCTGATCGCCGACGGGCCAAGTCAATGGACCGCAGAGCAGAGCGAGCACATCGGGATCGTACACCTGAGAGGGAGTACGATGATGGAGGTTTCCTCTCAGTAACTCCTGAGCGCAAGCTTTACGAGCGGAGGCTTCTCAAGGACTCCCAGATGGCTGGGCGAGTCAGGGAGGCCACAACCCCTGAGCGCAGCAACAACAATGGGGATTCCTTGTCTCTTTCCAGGGGCCGTACATATGATAGAACCAAGAAGAATGGCAACCTCCTGAGAGACTCTTCcccagagaggagggaggagagacatCAGATGAACGGGACACCGGAGAGGCGGTACCAAGTGGAGCGGGACTCTTCCCCTGACAGCAACTACAGTCGGGACGAGCTGAACTATGCAGCAGCACCCAGACTGAAGGACTACTACAGCATGATGAAGAACAATGCTGCACACAACAGCGCTGCCTACAATAACGCAGGCCATAAAAATAACGCAGTAGGCCACAGCCCGAACCAGCTCCCTGAGCCCAAGAGAAGGCTGTACAAAGAAAGCCCCAAAGACCTCAGCATctaa